Part of the Portunus trituberculatus isolate SZX2019 chromosome 24, ASM1759143v1, whole genome shotgun sequence genome is shown below.
TGAATGGAGGTGCAGGTGAAGATTGGTCTCAGAGATTAGTGGAAACAAACCTCAAGATTTTCCAGGTACATGTccagtctgttttttttttttttatcacttgtaATATGATCAAGTTAgttgtaaaggaaaaatgatagaCACAACTGAAGAGGGATGAATTTGAGTCCCAGATGTAGTGAGGCAAATGGGGGAGCCTATTGATGTGTAATCCATGTGTACCTAGCAGAGAGTAGCTCCAGGATATAAACAGGGGTTGTGACCTTGTGTCTCAGTGTGTAGGGTCTGAATGGTCTCAGTCCTGCTCAGAGATCAGCTGCTATGAGCTTAGAGCTCTTTCCATggtaaccagcagacaaccTTGGGTCAGTAACACATGTGCAATCTTGTACCATTCACATCATACCTCATGTTAATGAAATGGTGTTACTTTACTTTGTGTTTATGCTTCCAGCTATCGGCAGAGATGAAGTTTTCACTGCGCTTGTATCGCTTCTTTAAATCTCCAAAGTACAGGAGCTTGCTCAGCCTTGAAGATTATTTCTATGGGTAAgaataatgcacacacacacacacacacacacacacacacacacacacacacacacacacacacacacacacacacacacacacaaatgctcaatagaaaatggaacagtgccagtggagtggaaaagagctgaggtggttcccatatataagagtggaaggaaggaagaacctttaaattacagaccgatatcactaactagtgtaatatgcaagatgtgtgaaaaagtaataaagaagcaatggatcaagtttcttgaagacaacaaaatattatcaaatagccaatttggttttagaaaaggtcggtcatgtgtgacaaatttattgagtttctactctagaatagttgataaagtacaagagagagagggatgggttgactgtatttatttagatctaaaaaaggcttttgataaagtgccacatgaaagattactatggaagttagaggagaagggtggcttaaaaggaagcacattgagatggatgaagaattacttaagggggagagaaataaggacgatagttaaagatatgaagtccaagtggagaacagtagacagcggagtgccacaggggtcagtattggcaccaatacttttctcgtatatataaatgacatgccagaggagtgaacagctacataaatctgtttgcggacgatgcgaaactgtgcagagtcattaaacaaaagaggattgtgaaatactacaggaagacttaaacaagatctggaaatggagcaaaaatgggagatggaattcaatgtggacaaaagccatgtcatggaaatgggaaaaagtgaaagacgaccagtgggaatctataagatgggagatggagtagaactagaaaaagtaaaaaggaaaaggacttgggagtgacaatggaagaaaataatcaaccggttaagccatattgatagaattttcagagagacgtataatttgctaaggaatattggagtagcatttcactatatggacaaggaaatgatgaagaaattgataagtactaaaataagacctagattggaatatgcaggagttgtgtggactccccataaaagaaacacataagaaaattagagagactacaaaaatggctacaagaatggttccagaatttaaagggatggcatatgaggagagactaaaggcaatggatctaccaaccttggagcagagaagagagagaggatctgatacaagtttataaattgattaacggaatggatgaagtggataatgagaaactgatcctgagagaagaatatgactttagaagcacaagatcgcatagtaagaaactaaggaagggacgatgtctgagagatgttaaaaaatttagtttcccgcaaagatgtgttgagacttggaacagtttgagtgaggaagtggtatcagcaaagagtgtacatagttttaaagaaaaattggataagtgtagatatggagacgggaccacacgagcataaagcccaggccctgtaaaactacaactaggtaaataggtaaatacacacacacacacacacacagtgtagatatggagacaggaccacacgagcataaagcccaggccctgtaaaactacaactaggtaaatacacacacacacacacacacacacacactagaaactAGAAAGACTGTAGCTGTTGGGAACAAGGATGATACCAGGTTATAAGGAGTTGCtgtatgaggagagattaaaaagacTAGATTTACCCAtattagaagaaagaagagagaggggagatatgataacaatgtataaaatagtaaatggaatGGATATCCTagatagaaaagatagaaaagacttGATAAGGATGTCTTCCAACAATCAACTGAGAGGACACCCaaggaaaaacacataaggatagttgtatgggagatgtcaagaagtatagcttcccaTATTGTGGCATTGACAAATGGAACAAATTGAAGAGAGGTGGTGTTTGCGGCGAGTGTCAGTCAGATGAAGGACAAACTTTATAaatgtggacaaagagacaggacataaaGAGcctagctcgggccctgtaaatcacacataggtaaatacacacgcatTAATAGAGCGTTATCCTCTTGTCGTTACTGTTAGTTCTATTTCTCGAGATGTCTTCCAGTCTTCccagaccatcttcaggagagaCAATGGTAAAACTGGAGAGCACAGAGCTATTTAAGGTAGCAGAGGCAATCTAGTTGTAGGCTTGTGACTGATTGACTATTCAGAAAACAGCGAGCTTGCTCTTGTTCTGCAGTACTAGCTGACAAATAGTAGTCCTTCTTGCCTCTGTTGGAAAGATGCTGCCATGTAGTTCGATGTTCTTAGAAGGCATATTTTTGATGAATTAAGTACGACTTCAGCCATCCGTAGACGTTTATGATCTTACTCTCTGTGTAGGATGGTGGTGTAgtcttcttattgtttttttgtgtaccATGCACTGTGCTTTTCCGTGCTGTGTTGTTCAATTGCTCCACCTTGAATGGAAACAGACCTAACAGTGGTGACAACAGCACAACGCTCTCTACTATGACAGACTACAAACTCAAAAATGCTAACACGGCTGCAGACTTCAATAAGCCTTgcgcactctttcataaattgTTGTTTTAACTATTCTGATGAATGTTcttacaaagaaagagaaaaagagaatccTTCTAcattaattatctctctctctctctctctctctctctctctctctctctctctctctctctctctctctctctctctctctctctctctctctctctctctctctctctctctctctctgtatattagataaggtgtgtgtgtgtgtgtgtgtgtgtgtgtgtgtgtgtgtgtgtgtgtgtgtgtgtgtgtgtgtgtgtgtgtgtgcttgcataTGTAATATTTGATTGCATATTTTCCAGATCAACCTTCAAGTTCATCAATGATGTAGTAGAGGAACTCAAAGCACTAGTAGCTCAGAATAAGTTACAAGAAGGACAGTATAACTTCCTTACTTATCTCCTGTCTCGTAAGGAACTGTCTCACAAAGATGTTCTGGCCatcactttctcactcttcaCTGACGGCCTCTCCACAGTAAGAAATAGTGGTTCAGCATTAGCATGTGTACTTCATTATGCACTATAtagtgatgatgcaaaattaatCACAAGAAATCCACTCATTGGATAACTTTGGATagatatttatgtgtgtgtgtgtgtgtgtgtgtgtgtgtgtgtgtgtgtgtgtgtgtgtgtgctaatattttgcattattattttgACCCTTGTTTTGGGTCTTGCCAATCTAAGTATATTAcatatttgcttgttttttgCAGTTGGAATGTTGGgaatttatttaatattttggtCTTTAGTGTTACTAATCTTCTAACTTTTCAATGATTTGaagatgttttctttattgttatagtATTTAATTATTGCCCTGGcctgtattttttttgctttagacTGCACCAACATTTCTTGGCAACTTGCACTGTTTGGCACTTAATCAAGATGTGCAGGAGACACTGTACCAAGAGATTAATAAGACTCACATAGATCCAGATGCTCCTATAACTCTTGGTGTCATCAACAAGATGCGCTATCTGAAGGCTGTTGTTAAAGAAGTGTTCAGGTCAGTATGTCAGTCTTGTGTAcctttttgcacacacacacacacacacacacacacacacacacacacacacacacacacacacacacgtgcccggtagctcagtggttaaagcgctggcttcacaagccagaggaccggggttcgattccccggccgggtggagatatttgggtgtgtctcctttcacgtgtagcccctgttcacctagcagtgagtaggtacgggatgtaaatcgagaagttgtgaccttgttgtcccggtgtgtggtatgtgtctggtctcaggcctatccgaagatcggaaataatgagctctgagctcgttccgtagggtaacgtctggctgtctcgtcagagactgcagcagatcaaacaaacagtgaaacacacacacacacacacacacactctctctctctctctttcccatgacAACACTCATAAGCATTCCTTAATGATGAGATTGAAATTACCTCCAGCTTGTAGGAGGAAGGCTTGACTCTCATGACCACCTTGGTGAAGGCTCACACTGCACACTCAGCTGGGTGTTTCTGGTTCAGGTCCTGGTAGCAGagttacttttacccatttgcACAGTAACAGGTTCTTTGAAGAAATGAGAATAACAGGGAGAGGATTCccacttcctttgtttttttatgatatggagcaattattttattttgaaattTGTGTTGAAATGTTAAAATCCTtataaaatttttgaaaaaaaatgtagaaatataaTGTATATGATTTCCATCAGGTTCTATCCTGTTGGGGAGGCAGTGCAACGCTTTTCACAGAGAGACATGGTTCTTGGAGGCTATCATATCCCAGCTTGGGTAAGTTGGagccttctttcctttgtactgCCTGTTACTATATGGCTTCCTCTGTTGCAGTTGACTTCTGTTACTTCAATTTCTCTCATTCTATGAACATACTAGACTCTATTTATATTAAGTTGAGCTTGTTTTGAGAGAACTTCGGGGATCGCCACTGAGAGACATACATAGGCACATTACGTATAACTTGTACAATCACACCACATGGATATTACTTAATGGGAATGTTATAGGATCAGTGAAAAGGAATTCAGTCACACTGACAAGATGAAGAGCAAGAGTTTGTAAAGAAAGTATGATATACATGAATGAAGTAGAAGGCACTGATAGGAGAGGGAGGCCACTTGCTTGACAGAAGGGTGGGATAACTGAGCATATGTACAAAAGGGGCTGTAGTAGAGGCCAAGTACCTGAACAAGCAAAAAGGAAATGTCAACATAGGGAGAGATACAAACTATTTTGTTGCCAAGGGATGGATACACTCACAGGAAGTAAGACAActgataggtaaataaacagcaCAATCCCAATGCTCACTTTTTGTTTTGGGTAATTTGCCTTGTGTATACGTCTTGTCAAAGTATTATCTCTCTGTAGATGGAATTTCATAATTACAGACATACCTAGAATTGAATCCCTATGTGTGGTTGCAAAGTAAGGAGCACTTCGTGGAGCCAGAAAAGTTTATGCCCGAGCGTTGGCTCCGGGACACAGCCGGTACCTCCACCATCAACCCTTATGTTCTCAACCCCTTCAGCATGGGCATCCGcatgtgtgcagtgtgtgtgtgtgtgtgtgtgtgtgtgtgtgtgtgtgttgttttcataAATTGATAAAGTAACCCTAAGTTGTAAATTTGAACCtcccaattttttctttctttcaatttatatGACAGAAAAACTAACTGGAATGAATACAAAGTACTAGTGTACCTAGTAGTATTAAGGTCTTAACACTGTCAGTTGTCACGTGCACTTTAACTTTTGTAATATTTCCTAGGTCGACGGTTTGCAGAACAAGATATCTATATTGGTCTGTGTCGCTTGCTCCTCAAGTTTCGTGTGGAAGCCACCAGTAATGATCCTCCTGAACAGGAGTGGGCAGTGCTGCTGAAGCCAAAGACTCCCCTACCTGTGAAGTTTGtcaaaagagaatgaaaggaaggtagTGACTAGAGAATATACCAGGGTAACAAAGAAGAATGCAGGTATTTAACTCTGGGAACAATAGGGTGAAAGTGTGTATGCTAGTCCCTTACCATTTCAATTAGTGGTATTTCCATTTACTTCATAAATCACTAATTATAATTTAATTGAAATATCTTTGACTTGCATTATAACAACCTATTTCTTGCACATGCTGgccattaaaagaaataaaggttaATTTTTCTGAAATTTTCAAAATTTATTGGGTGAATTTTGAACTACTAGATGTGTATTTTAGCAGTAATATCTGTAGTTTTACTTTTACTTAaaactatatattttctatttttgttgtattAACAGCTTATTTTTAATTTGCTTTTGACTTTAAAGCTTATTAGTATCTGAATATCATAACTAACATCTCATGCTGTGATGAGGTGTGTGACACACAATGAATGTGACACTCCTCTGCCAGCCATGTCCATACTTACTGTGGTGACTTCCACCTTGAGGTGCAGTGAGGCAAGTGGCCTTACTTGCATGTACCTTGGAACTGTTGAAAACCCATTGGTGGGGAAGTGGTGGTTCACTTTAATAATAAGTGCTGATTGGTTGGCGCCTTTCTCAGGTGTTTACTTTTCTTGAAGGTAAAATAGAAGGGTAGGAGATTAGGATAGTGGCAGTTTGTTTCATCATAAGAAATGCAGGTAACAGAAGAAACCTTCAGAACCATTTATAGTAGAACCAGCTCACAGAACCACTTACAATAACACAATGCAATGGAAAGATTGAAAGTAGCGTTGCTTCTAATGTTCTGTACAGTAGATAAACTTTTGAAGAATATGttctgaagaatgaagaaggatgaTGACAGAGAGGAACACAGATggataaatgaagagataaaaaggaaatacaagagagagagagagagagagagagagagagagagagagagagagagagagagagagagagagagagagagagagtatggagaAAATTGTATTTAGAATAATAGTTAAAGGTACATATAttaataagaaaggaaatatataaacatggagaagataagaagggagatgaaagaaaatcagTATGGGAGAGGCAGGAGTAGATAAAAATGTCAAAAGAAGAATTTgtcaaaaaattaaataaaataagctTATATGGATAGGATGGCAAAGTTGGAGGAACATTAATTAAAAGAGGAATAAGCTCTTATAACTATTAGTACAATTACTTCAGTGTACTTAACTGTAGCAATGTGACAGTAAATACATTTAGGTTGTATTGCACAGATTTGAAAGAGGAACGCTGCCAGCACTGCCACACACTTACGGTAATGTTGTGGAGTTGGTAGACACGTTGGTTCTCTGGCGTGGCTGTTGTGTCCGTTGTATCTGTTGTCCATCCACATGTGAATTTCATGCTGCAGCTAAACAAAGTCTTAAAATGTACTTGTACGTAGGACATTTTCCACGTAGAGTAatctgtattttcaacttcaGTAATATCTGCAGAAACTTGATATGTAGATCTTGATATGGTGCCAAATGCCTGCTGTACATTGCCCCTTGTCAGATTGTGATAAATAAGGAACTCACACTTActtatattatatacatatgcTTATAGAAgtcatgaaaatatatattttgatAACCACCTGCCTGTTGACCTTCATCCTGCCTTAGTAGTCTTAAAGTTCATCAGCAATTAGCCTAAGGTCATGTGAGGAGCACCATTGCACCATTAAATACTGTGCGTTAGCATCCCCTATCTGGGTGTTTGGAGGTTAATAACAGTCATGAGTAGGTAACGAATTTACTTTGCTAGGAAATAATGGTTATGGAAACACAAACATTCAAGTCATAATCTTTGATAGGGAACTAAAGCCTCACATTGCTTGGTGATACTACACTCCTCTGTTTGATTATAATACACTTTGTCAACTGTGTTGTCACATGTTACTGTATCAGCCAAAACAATTTATTCATGGTTGTCACTATATTCATCTGATAAGTTAGGTTTTGAATAAgctgtattttatatatatatatatatatatatatatatatatatatatatatatatatatatatatatatatatatatatatatatatatatagtttgagTGTATATGTGTGGGAGAGCATGTGTTCCAATGTATTATTAACAGAGGCTGGTGATAGGCTGATCATGACAAGCACCTCTCCACTACAGGTACACaaatgaaatgtaaacaaagtgagtttcacattttctttttttcacttgagCCTGATTGATGCAAATGAATAAAACTTTTATAAAAACActtttttgcataaaacactTAGGTCGTCTTTATTTACACAAAAGGTGTTAAGCTATGGTGTTCTGGGAGCAGGACCTGGAAAATAATCAAACTTGTAAAGATAACATCTCAAAAGCAAACAAAGGAGGCATTTTGGGCTTACTGCTTACTAAGGTTTGCCCAGGGAGTGGTGAGAAAACTCTTACTCTCTTACTACAGTAAATGCTTTCTAACGCTGATGGGAGGCTATCATGAACATAGAGACAAGGGAATGGAGGCACATCACATGAATAATGTAAGGGTGAGCAAGGGATGAGGCAAGACCCAGGGAATAAGTGTTGGGCCACCAGTGTTAGGCTTGCatgttgggagggagggaaaggataaGAGAAGTATCTTACAAAAGTTGCATTCCTAATGACCACAGAATATGATTTCAATAGTCTTCAACAATGGAAATGCACTGCACTGGGAACTCTGCCAAACTGGATGTATCCAACATTTTTTGGTTTACCAGAGCCCTAGTGCTAAAAAGATGCACATTACTGTTGAGGTACCATTCTTTCATCCAGACTACCCCAGCATGACAGAGACCTCAGAACCAATCTCCAAAATTGTGTTAGTTATTCACGTACTACATCTAGCAGTATTATATCCTTCTGAGATTTACAAATATTACAAAATAAGTTCATATTATCTGTACATTAGGAGAATTATGCTACCCCATCTACTACAAAAATTAGAATCTGTTATATATGAATATTATCTCCATTACTGTGGATGACTATATGCCTTCTCAGTTTTCTCTCTATCAAGATCCCTTATACTTGAAGCTCAAAGAATACTTAAGTTCAAAAATTTATTGTAAGGCCCTGTAATTTGTAGTGCCAATGATAATAAGTTTGcaattaatttaattttagctatgtatgtgtgtttgtgtgtatgtatctaaaatatatatatatatatatatatatatatatatatatatatatatatatatat
Proteins encoded:
- the LOC123508215 gene encoding probable cytochrome P450 CYP44 isoform X2, coding for MRMLKLHAQTLLKRHDTFLIAGKRGREVVRHLSNVSADVLVEESAKPFTAIPGPPRLPVLGTLLPYKVGLKKLSEYHHEVCRLHQQYGPVVREVFGSQTLVHVFDPADIKTVYDNDGKMPHVPPLQETSQFYRKKKSISPGLGNINGEEWYRLRHAVQQMMLRPRETSYYYPIQDEVACRAVDKLEAELDDQGFVRNLDFLIPKWIMESAGMCCFEKSIGCLNGGAGEDWSQRLVETNLKIFQLSAEMKFSLRLYRFFKSPKYRSLLSLEDYFYGSTFKFINDVVEELKALVAQNKLQEGQYNFLTYLLSRKELSHKDVLAITFSLFTDGLSTTAPTFLGNLHCLALNQDVQETLYQEINKTHIDPDAPITLGVINKMRYLKAVVKEVFRFYPVGEAVQRFSQRDMVLGGYHIPAWTYLELNPYVWLQSKEHFVEPEKFMPERWLRDTAGTSTINPYVLNPFSMGIRMCAGRRFAEQDIYIGLCRLLLKFRVEATSNDPPEQEWAVLLKPKTPLPVKFVKRE
- the LOC123508215 gene encoding probable cytochrome P450 CYP44 isoform X1 translates to MRMLKLHAQTLLKRHDTFLIAGKRGREVVQVVRHLSNVSADVLVEESAKPFTAIPGPPRLPVLGTLLPYKVGLKKLSEYHHEVCRLHQQYGPVVREVFGSQTLVHVFDPADIKTVYDNDGKMPHVPPLQETSQFYRKKKSISPGLGNINGEEWYRLRHAVQQMMLRPRETSYYYPIQDEVACRAVDKLEAELDDQGFVRNLDFLIPKWIMESAGMCCFEKSIGCLNGGAGEDWSQRLVETNLKIFQLSAEMKFSLRLYRFFKSPKYRSLLSLEDYFYGSTFKFINDVVEELKALVAQNKLQEGQYNFLTYLLSRKELSHKDVLAITFSLFTDGLSTTAPTFLGNLHCLALNQDVQETLYQEINKTHIDPDAPITLGVINKMRYLKAVVKEVFRFYPVGEAVQRFSQRDMVLGGYHIPAWTYLELNPYVWLQSKEHFVEPEKFMPERWLRDTAGTSTINPYVLNPFSMGIRMCAGRRFAEQDIYIGLCRLLLKFRVEATSNDPPEQEWAVLLKPKTPLPVKFVKRE